GTCCTGCCGCTGCCAGTACACCTTGTCACTATTCACctgcggggggtgggggtgagcaGGAATGAGTGAGCCAGAGGGTCTGAGGGTGGCCTGACTCCCGGCCTCCTTCCCCTGATCCCAGGAGCTATGGGACAGGGCTTGGTCCCAAGGGTGGGAGCTTCCTGGCAGAGCCCAAGGGGAGACTTTCCAAGACGAGCCAGATGAGGCCAGAGTGCAGGGAAGAAGCTGGTCTGGGAGGCTCCTCGAAGAGCACTTTGGCAATAATAACAGTAATCCCTCACGCTCATTGGCTGACTTTACGACTAGTGAAGCAGTTTCATACCCATTATCTCTTTTGATCCTGAGTACAGGAAGCAAGGCAGCCTTGATTATCcccttttacaggtgaggaaactgacttGTATAATGAGTGACTTGCCCCGGGTCGCACAGCTGGTCAGTCAGTGGTGAAATTGGAACCAGAGAACCCATGACTGAAGCCCAAGAAGGCACCTGGAGCCCAGCCCTCACCTCAGCAAAAATGAAAGGCGTGTCGTACTTCATGTAGACCAGGCCATTCTTGATGGACTCCACGGAGCAGGGGCCGCAGCAGAAGATGCCTAGAGAGTGAGGCGGGACAGAGGCAAGAGATCTGAGAAGGCGGAGAGGGCTCTTCAGACCGTGGGTAAGGTCCACACagggccccagccccacccactcAGGCCTGGTCCCACTGCCTGGTGGCCTCTGGAACAAGGCCATCAGCCCTGACCCAAACACTTGGGGGTCAGTTGACAGCCAGTGCAACACAAGTATGGAAAACAAAGAGCGGCTCCATTTGTCTCTCAATCTGCTTTCCTCAGCCCAGGCTGCTCTGCTGGAGGACGGGGGCAGGGTACAGATGTGCAGACCAGCCTGCCTGATACCCAAGTCCCCGACATACTCTTTCACGGCTGGCTGACACTGGATGTCCACCATCTGTGGCTCCCAGAGGACAGGACCCCCCATCCTTTATCATAACCAACCCAAAGTCCACAGCGGCCCTGCCTGCTGGCTGGGAGAGCGAGGACATCACCGCCACCACCATTCCAGAGAGATGCGGAACAACCCTCAGCTCTGCAGCCTGCTGCCCTCTCTACTGGGGGGAGCTGGTGGGAGATAGAGTCTGCCCTTAtcatactcaggaggctgtctGACAGGAGGAGGCCTGGCAGGAGAGGGCAGAGTGCTAAGTGAGTACCATCCAACAGGAAAGAATCTTAGACAACACATAACACTACACACTCCTTTACAGACGGGGAAACAGCAAGGCGAAGTGCATGCCAGGATCTCACAAGACAGGCGGTGCAGGGAGAATGAAAGGAGCTAAGTCTTTTTGAGTAGCTACTACACTCCCGGCATGCTGCTGGTCCCTTCAGATACAgaatttctcatttaatcctcccaatcaCCCTATATGGTATCTATCACCCCAAATTACATCCAAACCACCAAAGCCTAAAAGTTCGAGGTGCTTGCCCAAGAGCATACATCTGAGAAGTGATCAGGCTGGGATCAAGCCCCAGTCTGGCTGGCCCCGAGCCCCCTGCCTGATGTCCACCCCACCACTTCCCAGAGTTGGGGGCCAGAGGTCAGATCTGCCAGTGTCTGGGCCAGGCTGTTTCAGCACCACAGGCATCACTGGGTTGCACAGCTCAGGGGGCTGTGTTCACATATCTGAGTGAGAGGGAGGGCACTGGGAAGAGGCTAGGGGAGGAATGTAGGCTACGGAGGATTCTCTGACCTGGGGTAAGGGAGAGGCTGGACAGAAGGTAGCTGGCAGGGCAGGCCTCGTGGCCTGAGGCTGGAGTATCACGGTAGGAAGGGGTGGGGGTTTGTTTGAGAACAGAGTGTATGGTAGTTCTAATTTCTGCAGAAACACATGTATGTGGACACAGAAAAGAGACCCGTGGGTTATATTAACAGTAATTATATATTAAGGCATGGCCATAAGggctattttcttctttgaaccTATCTGAGCCCTGATTTTTTTCTATGCTGTATATATAACTCACAGTGAGCAATGGAACAGACAGGAAGGAACTCGGTGAAAGCGAGAGCATGTGCTTAAAAGGACTGGACTTGCTCTGTCGCTGACCTACCACTCTGTGCCCCAGAGGAGGTCACTCCATCTCTCTGGCCACCCTTTGGAGTGGGTCCCAAATCTGGCTGATCGTCAGAATCACCAGAAGAACTTTCAAAAATATACATTGTTAGCATCTATCCTTGGAAAGTCTAATGTATCAGGTTTGGGGTAGAACCtagaaatttactttaaaaatatttttgaaaaaaaacccaaatacctCCTGAGAGAGAATAGGGAAGCTTTACATTTTGTGTTGTTCAATTCTGTACTTTTTATTCCTTCCAAGCATGTATTACttataaaaatgactttaaaaggGTCCTTCAATTAATTATCCCCAGGATATGTAAGTTAAAAAGCAAGAATAGTGAATATGAATTCTCTTTCTCTGAATACTCTTACagcttttgaattttgaaccTCCCTTGTATATTAaccattataaataaaataaaccattgtaaataagtaaaatgtaggCAAATAGAGAGTTATatagaatgataaaaataaactaaCGTCCCCATGGTGGTTCAGCTGATAAACCCGTTTAAGAAGCCATGGGATTACAGGGCTTGGCTCTCCGGCCCAGCCCAGCACTGACACTCTGGACTGTGTTACTCAGGTGTGGGAGATGAGCAAGGGcatggtggggagtgggggaccCAGCTTACCACTGCTAGTCTCCTGGGGCGTGGCGTCTACCACCTGCCACCCGTCAAAGCCCGAGGGCAGATCCGGCCTCTTCATCCAGCAGTCATTCCACACATGGAAGTTCCTGGATGGACATGGAGGAGGGGCTGGGTCTGAGCCCCAGGGTCAGGAGTCCACAGTTTCCccggcctccccagccctgcccacccTCCACTTCCAAAGCTCAGGTCACCGTTCTTCAGCACAGATGGGCAGTCCACCCCAGCTCACCAGACAGAATCATGGTTCAGGTGCTCCAGGGGCTTCATGTTCTCATCAAAGTAGATGTCCATGGTAAGGGATGTGTCTGTGTCATGGGCGGAGTTGAAGTTGGTGACAGTACGGGTGGCCAGACCCAGGCAGCGCAGCACTGTGGAGGAGCGAAGGTTGGGGTTCAAGGCATGGGTTGGGGGCAAGTGAGGCATCGTGTCAGGAGTATCAGGGGGAGAAGGGCAACTAGGATTGTCAAGCTGGGCACAGACTGCCAGCGTCATGGTCACTGGGGCCAGAAGGCCTTTGGGCTACAGAGCACTTGGGGTCAGGGGAAGCTAGGCCACCTGCCTGGCTCAGTCCTTGCCTgtcccttctccctcctttcccttaGGCCTCTCTCTGTTGTTAACACTAATTAATGAAAATTAAGGCCAGCCTATTATCCACCCCCGCCTGCACCCTGCACTGTAGCCACAGCTGGGCAGGGCTGCGTAAGCCTGgctttcctcccttctccctgcaGGGCCTGGGCCACTCCTGTCCCAGTCCCTCCACTACCTGTAGTGGTCACGCCAGCAAAGACCCAGCACTGGCCATAGGGGACGGAATAGCCGGTGCGTAGGTAGCTAAGCAGGATCTCGACGCTGCCCACCCACGCTGATGGGTTGGTGCCTCGGGAGTAATCACCAGACCAGTTCCCAATCAGGACTCCATTGTCATCCAGGGAGTTCACCTGTCCAGGACAGGATGAGacggggctgaggtggaggaggGGCTCAGGCCCTGCCATGTGGTCCTTAGCCCGGCCCCGATCCTGCAACCACCCCTTACCCCTAAATGCCTCAGGATCCAGACATCAGCCTGAGCTCTACCCAGCCCTTCCCTCAGCCACCTGCCCCCCTCCGACCCAGGCTCTGACACAGGAATGTGAATCCTGGGTGTGCCAAGTTTTGGGTTTGGCCCTACATTCCACAGGAGCTGGGACAGGAGCCAGGAAAGGCAGGGTGGGGGGCAGgcaagggagagaagaggagggagacCCCTTCCTGATGTATCCTTTGCAAGGGCAGGGACAGGGCTGGGGGTCCTCGAGGAATCCAGAAAGGGCAGGATGAGGGTGAGGGTGTGGCGAGGCAGCAGGCAAACACACAGTAGGACTCAGAGATGTGAGGGTGCTCACCATGGCAGAGATGACCCGGGAGACACTGACTGGGTCTCCACGGCCTCCATATGGCATCCCCCGCCGGTCCAGGATGTATAGGCAGGCATCCAGCACCCCGTGGTCAAACtggaaggagggatggagggcAGAGGTGACAGCCTGAACCCTAGGCCAGCACCCTGCTCCAATACCCCAGCCCCCATACCCACCCCAGCTCCCCTGGGTGTATGTGACCCTGGCCAGCCGCACCATACCTGGCCGTAGTTCCAGGTCCGCTCGCCAATCTGTGCTTCGGTCCCATAGTAAATTCTCCCAGACTCATTAAGCACATACTCCTGCCGCCAATCCTCATGGTCCACGTACACAATGTCCTCTGTGTCCCCAGAACACAAAAAACTGGTTCCCTCCAGTTCTCTGCCTGGGCCTCACCTACTTCTGGCCAGTCCTGTAGGACTCATGTCCACAGAAGAAAATGCGGGGATGCCCCTAGCCTGACAGGACTGCTGCGGGAGGACAGGGGGAGCATGACAGATGGTGGAGGAGATTGGCTGTAGCCAGGGGCCTTTGCCAGGAGAGGTGtggctagctgtgtgaccctgggctggCCACCTTTCTGCACCAGGCCTCAGTCCTCTCATCTGCCCAGTGGGAGGCTGGCTTCTCCTGGGGTCAGGCACCTAGGCACCCCGCCGCATCCGAGGGCAAGAAGCCCTTCCCTGTCTTTCCCTCCCATCTACCCTCTGCTCCGGACTCCAGCTGCTCACCTGGGCACCAGGGGTTGAAGAGGATGTAGATCTCATTGCGGGGGTCAAAGGGCAACTGGAACTCCCCAGCATCTGATTGTGTGCGGACTGTGAACTGAAACTTGCCGATGATGGCGTTGGGGGAAGTGTGGACCCGCAGGTTCAGATTCTGCCCACtggccttgaccacctgggctttCCAGCCTCCACTGCCCCCCTTGCCCACTGGGATGATCACGTGCGTGCCCTTGCCCACCTCGGGGTTGTTTCCTAAAGTAGGAAATCAGCAATTAGCTGGCAAGGCCTCCCTGAGGAGAGGGGATGGAGCCTGGGACTTCTTCCGGCCCCACCCAAAATGTGTATGAGCCACTGTGTATGTCCCTACGTTGGGCCATCACCTTATTCTCTGACAGTCTCCCTCAGAGCAGCTCTGTCTCCACCCAGTGCTTGCCCACATGTTAGGGCAGTGCCGCAGTCCAACATCCCAAACCTGTTCCCCTGACACTGAACtctgaggtggggaggagaggcGAGGGCTCCTGTCACCTTCTGCCTGCCTATCACAGTGCCTGGGCTGGAGGGGCAGATCCACCTGCCCCATATGAAAGGGCAGTCCTGATCCTGAAGGCCAACCCTGCCTGCTCCCTGGGGCTGCAGCTTCCAGAGCCCAGGGTATCCCTGGTGGAGGTGGTAGGGGTTCCTGGGAAATTAAAGGATGAGGTGGGCAAAGTTAGGCCCTAATCAAAGGGTAAAAGGAGTCGCCTGCCCCAGGCAGCAGCATAATCACCAGCCTGAGAAGTCAAGCTCCACCAAGCAACGTGGTGAGGGAGGCACCTGCCTTGGGTCAcggggacagagggacagagacagagacagacagaattGGCAGAGATGGGGGAcatggaaggagagagggagagagagagatagaagagAGAACCAGCCACATCCTGGGGAATGAGAACAGATGCAGAAAGGACAGAGCAGCAATGCCGAAGGAGGCACCGAGGCAGGCCCTGAAGAGGAGTAATCTGAGACCGATGCCCCAGGAGGCTTGAGGAGGATGGGCTTGGGAAAAACGGAAACATCAAGACCCCCTCTGTGAGACACACCCCCAGGGGCACACCCACACACTTGCACCTGCCTTATCTGGCAGAGCTGAGGAGTGGGGCAGGGAGGAGCCTAAAGACCTCTCTGATCCTAATGCCAGCCTCTCCCCACCAAACACAGGGCCTTCACCCTTCCCAATCCAAGCCCCACTGACCGATGAGTAACTCAAGGGTGATGCGATCAGAGGATTCATAGGTCCGGGACAGAAGGAGAAGCATGTGGAAAGGCTGCCCGCGGCGCACTATCAGCTCGTCGTACTCATACTCGTCTGTGTGGTGCTCTCGGCGGTTCTGGTCCGAGCGCGAGCTCAGCAAGTCCACACCGTTCACTACTAGCATGCCCTCTGCAAGGAGACAGCTCCGTGTCAGTGAAGCCCCATGAGGAGCCCAGGCCCTCATCATTAGCCTCCTATCTCCCCAGAAATGCCAGGCTGAGTCTCTGGTCCCATTAAACCCTTTCAGCTCTCAGCTGAGGAGGACAGACCAGCCTCACCTTGGATGGTGCCATCTCCAGCTGCATTGACACCGCTGCCCCGGGATACAGGCCGGCGGGAGTCTGAGCCCCGGGAGCCAGGTCTTCGAGTGCCAGAGCTGGACCCTCGACCCCTGGAGTCAGAGGGTTCAGGTCCCCAGTCGTCATCTGCCGCATTTCGGCATgaacagcagccacagcagcGAGCCCAGAAGGAacggcctcctcctcctctgcgaGAGCGTCtgtctggctctggctctggctctggagACGGCGTGGTGGGGGGCTGCAAGGGGTTGCCACCCCAACGGCCCACATCAGAACGTGGCCCATCCATCATGCCTGTTAGGAAGAGGCAGGGTGGCTCCTTAACCCAGGTAGCCCCAGCCAGCTGACCCAGAAACCCTCCATCCAGACAGCTGATTCGGTCCCAGCCGGATGACTGAAACTATCCCACCTTGGCCCAGAGATTCTCCAGACACATCCAGAGACCTTCCGCGAAGACCATTCAGACTCACCCAGAGAAGCTTCTCATGCTGCAGAGAAAAgccttcccctcacccccaccaaaCAACATCTGAAAAACTGCCCAATGAAGAAACCCACTCAATGATCCATCCCAGGAAATCCACATAGTTCCCTGCATGGACACTTGTCCCAGCCTCAAGACCCAGCTGCACACACATCAGAGTGCTCCAGCATCCCTGGGCCTGGTCCCTCCACCTGCTAGCTCTGCAGTCTAGAGGTGCACAACACTGACAGCTTCTAGAACTCATTTCTTAGCAGAAATCCCCCAACTCAAGGTTCCTCACAAGACAGACAATTGGCCCTGGGGCCTGGGTCCTTGGCATTCCCAAGTCAGGGAAGACCCCACTTGGGGCTGCCAGGAGGGGTAGGGCATGCCCGGAGCCTGTGCCCAGGGAAAGCAGAGTCTTGGTGTTGGCAACAGCCTTGCTGGGGCTGACAGGTACACAGCTGGCCCACACCCCACCTTGCTGGATCCAGGCATGGCCTCCGATAGTGTGGGCTGCCTGGACTCGGCACCACAGTGCCCGTGGGAGCCCCTCACCTGGCAGCAGTGTTGGCAACCGCAGCACTGAGTCCTGGGGCTGAGATGGAACAGGTCAGGATGGATGGGACAGGACCCACGGACTGGATGCCGCAGGGACAGGCCTGGTAAGTGACTTATGTGGGAGGGAGGGGCCAAACTGCTGTAGGGGGCGGAGAGAAGAGGCCAGGCCTCTGGgcggggaaatggggagatgctaCGAAGGGAGCAGGGGTGAGGTCTGTCTGGGCTTAGGCTGGGCTTTGGTGGGAGCCACCGGTGTGATGGCCCCTGGCACCAGGCTGATTCCTGCCAGACTGGGCATGTGAGGAGCCCCTTCTCCCGGATGAAGAAGCTGCAAGGGCAGTGGGGCAGGCAGGCCCTTCCACCCACAGCCCTGTCTGGCCGACCTTCTGGTCCCAAGCTTAGGCTGCCTACCTCTGCTCTCACAGGCTCCTGCTGCCGAGCTCCGTGCAGCCCAAGCCAGGCTCAGCCCTATGAAACTGGCCCAGGGGCCTGGTCCTGGAACCAGGGAGGTCCTGGGATCCCAGGTTGCAGACTGGTGACATCAGCAGCCAGGCCCTCAGACTGGCTCCACCAGCTAACCCCTGACCTGCTGGCTCTACCAGATATTCtgactccccccacccccaagtgTGTCTCTTCTTTCTCAGCTTCTCTACAGCCCCAGGCATGAGTGAGCTGCCCTCAAGTTTGGGATTAGGGAGATCAGAGTAGGAGCAATCTCATTTCACGTCCCCCACCCCCGCTGTAGCCTGGGGGGTTGGGGGACGTTTAGGCCTTTCCACTCAGGCTTGGGTGGGAACTGAGTCCCCCTTCCAGGGGTGCAGAGTACCTTTCTCTCACTGAGAGGAGTCTCTGCTCAGTTGGGACTcgaggattcccttttctccaaccTGGAATTCTTCCTGGGAATCCAGACCAACCGGCTCAGGcacctgtgctgtgtgcatcctAACTCCACCCCGACACTGGGGAAACACTAAGGATGGCACCAAGGCTATCCCAAGGCAGAGAGGAGGAGGTTAGGCATCTTCAGGGAGGCTCTCCTTGGGTGTTGTCCTTGGGCCCGTCAGCCAGgggcttcttccttctttccttccttcccactgGTGTCCCAGCTCTGCCCATGGGCCGCCGAGCAGAAGACAGTGAAAACAGGCTGACAAGAAGACACAAGGAAACAGAATCCAGGAAGGGCTGTTTGGTGATGCATCAGGCAGGGAGGTGCTGTGGGGAGTGGGGACAGAGAGGCCCCAGGAACTGGCAGGGAGCCCTCCACACCCACACTGCCTTTTCTTGTCCAGCTCCAAGCACCAGAACCTGcccaggggtgggggcaggtgccccacctccaacaccctCAGTAGACACACCAGTGGATATCAGACTTCCAGGCAGGTCAGCCAGAGGGCTTTGTGCAGGGGCTGGGTGTTTGTGCATCACTGCAGATAcgggaaggggcagggccctggTTGTCCGGATGTGTGTGAGCACATGTGGGCCCAGGCAGATCCCAGAGAACCAGGAGGATGCCTTTGTCACACTCTCTCCCTAGCTTTAATCAATCTTTCTCTCCCCACCCAGCCAGGTTTGAGTCAGTGCCCTAACCCCTGAGCCAGTCCCATCCCCCCACCACCACTCAGGACTCTCTAGGTCAGGACAAGGTGTGTACATGGTATGTGTGGGGGGACACCATGGGAGCAGACAGTCAGCTCAGGACTTCAAGGAGCTGCGGCCAGGCTGCTGCCCAACCATTCCTTAGCAATTCAGAAGCAAGAACGAGTCTAGAATCCTAGACCAAGGGTAGAGACAACTTTGGTTTCAGCGCTGAAGCGCTCTGGCCAagaaccttgggcaagtctcaaCAGCAGTTTCCTCTTCAGTACACTGGGCCTAATAATCTCATCCCTGAGACTCTGTGAGGATCAAATGGGATCAAGTATTCTCAAAGGTACTTCAACTGTAGAATGCTACTCATGGGGACCGATACTGTTGTTCAGACAGGGCGGAGCAAGAGCACCCTGGCCCATTCCTGGGAACATGGAGCCCTTGAGCCTCCCCAGCTATGGTGAATGGGGTCCAGGGCAGGGGGAACATCTGGAAGGTGCAGGGGTCATGGGAAAAAATTGTATGATGCTTCCAGCTGGAGAAACTCACAGCTGCTCTGTAGCTTAGCCAGAACCAGAACCTGATCCCAAGCCCTATTCCTGCTTGGAATCTAGACCCagtcccagcccccaccccaaatCAGAAGGTAAACGAAAGCTCAGCCTTCACCCTGAATTCTGCCCCAAATGCTGAAGCCTTGGCTCTCTCTGAGAGAAAACAATAGGATGGCGCAGCAAGAATGAGGTGGCAACACCCcatgtctcttccttttcttttccaaaaataatgGCTGTAGTGATGAAGGTAGTGGTGTAGTGATAGCAGCGACAACAGCTTGGTAGCCTGAGAGGGCCTCTCCATTCTTTATTCAGTCCTAATAAGTTAAAGGGCAAGGGTAGGGGGCAGGGCCTCTTAGGTGAGGATGCTGTTAACTGAAGGCAGCAGTTCAGCCAGTTGCTCCAAGATGCCCACCGCTTGGCACAGCGGGTTACCCTGTAGGTTGAGGAGGACCAGCCTGGGGCAGGAGGCAAGAGGCTGGAGCACTGCAGGTCGCTGGAGGCCTTGTTCAGGAGAGTCAAGGAAAGCTTGGCAGGTTCCTCCCAATTCCTTTGCTCCTGTGTACCCTCAAGAGCTGGGGACTGCTGCCTGGAAGTCTGTTTGACGGGCATCTCATATGCTCCCTGGAGGGAGTCAGGCTCTAGGCAGGGACTGCAAACGCCTGCCCACAGGGTCAGCCAGGAAAGAATGAGCTGCAACACCCCACGCAGGCTGGTGTAGTGTCAGGGGAGTGGTGGAGGGTATGATAAGGTGGAAATCTAGCCTGGTCCAAAGAGACATTTATTATTCAGCAATGACCAAGGGCTGCTGAGTGAAAATACCAGCGTAAGGTTGCTCTAACTTCCAATTTTTAAGAGAGGAATCAGAACTCTTgatgttttttaaagtatgaaactTCCTGATTTTCAAACAACTACATAGACCTGAAAAACAGCTGCAGGCTGCCCATTTGTGAACTCTGACTTGAGGAAGTCCACTCTGCACAACTCCACCAGTGCAGGTCAGTGATAGCCCGACAGCCCCAGGATCTCCCCCTTCAATTCACACTACAGAGCCCCTGTCTCCTGCCCTGCAAGAGGGTGGCACATACCCTGCCTGCTGTCTGTCCCTTCCCAGGGTGGCACCTCACTTTACCCACTGTCTGAAAGGCACCCAGAAGGAAGGATACGGTTGTTGCACAGTAGCAGCTCCTGCAGCCGGGGTAGGTTGGTGACGCCATCCAGGGACTCTATGGCATTATCACTGGCCTGCAGCacctgggggcagggagggcagggaggcaGGACAGGCGCTGTCAGCCGAGGATGGTTCAGCAACTGAGGAGCTCAGGGTGATGGGCCCACAGAGCACAGAGGTGCTCACAGGGTCAGGCTGCGTGATGGAGGTGGAAGGCACGCAGTTACCTGTTCGGGGTGGAAGGTCCTGCACATCTCCTTGTAGGATGGGCAAACTTCTGAggtagaggaagaggaaaagaaccaCCCGTGACAGGGATGGAGACATGGGTACTTTACCTCAAGGCAGCGCAGGGCAGCCAGTGCAGGTGGCAGGGTTCGGAGACGATTGTGTGACAGGTCAAGATGGGTGACCAAGAGCAGCTGTTCCAGATGGCAGAGCACTGTCAGATCCTGGGGggtgaagggaggaaggaggtgaTGGGCTTCCCAGGAGACCTGGGAGAGGGTCCTCAGCCAGCATTTATTAGGCACATGCCCTCTGTGCCCCACAGGCCCTTGGGGACCCCAGCCAAGGAGAGGATGGGAGCACGTGGGAAGCCGACCTTACAGCCCACAGCAGTACATGACGTGGGACAGACAGTGAGTGCTGCGAGTGGGGTAACCAGTGGGgtgggtgaggaggaggaggcctggaGTTCGGAGGTACAGGGGCCAGTGGAGGGTGCTGGGTAAACAAAGACTGGTACCCCATGGGGACTGGTCCTGATGAGGCAGAGATGAGTTTGGCAGGAACGGAGGTGGGCTGTGGTGATGTGATAAAACTAATGTGTTGGGAAGGACTAGGAAAAGTGGAGCCTGGACAACTTCTCAGGAATCTCTGGAGAGTATTTGGCCTTCAGGTATTGGGGGTTGCTCCAGGGTGAGATATGCTGGAATGTGTGGGAGGAGTGGGCTAGGGGTCACTCTGAAGGAAGACGAAGCTGtgaccagcctggggaagaaaCAGCACAAGGAGGTCCTGGTGACTCGGGATTTGAAAGTGAGTGGCAAGGAGAATGGGCTGAGTGACAGGAAGGCCTGGAAGAGGAGCAAGCTGAGAGGCAGGGATGAACTCTATCTTGATTGGAAGTCCACAAAGGCACCTGAGACTGGGGGCAAAGTCAGGGACGTGGGGGGGCCAGCGGGATGAGGGCCAGAGGAAGGCGTGCATGGCAGCCCATACCTTGTGAGCCAGGTGCAGCACACGCACCTCGGCATACTCCATCTTGAGCACGCTATTCTCCAGCAAGAACTTGCTGCGCAGGTCATCCAGATACGCTGCCCGCATGGGGTCCACGGCCTGGAGTGGATGGGGTGTGCAGGGTATGCATGTCAGctgcctgcctcctgcctgcTGGGCCTCCCCCTGGCCTGTTCTGCAGGCACAACTTGCCTTGAGGGTCTGGAAGTACTGCAGGGTCTCCTTCTCATACAGCAGGGGGTCCAGTGCCCGCATCAGCAGGATGATGGTAAGCAGGCACCCTGAGGAGAG
The genomic region above belongs to Pongo pygmaeus isolate AG05252 chromosome 15, NHGRI_mPonPyg2-v2.0_pri, whole genome shotgun sequence and contains:
- the TGM1 gene encoding protein-glutamine gamma-glutamyltransferase K; amino-acid sequence: MMDGPRSDVGRWGGNPLQPPTTPSPEPEPEPDRRSRRGGGGRSFWARCCGCCSCRNAADDDWGPEPSDSRGRGSSSGTRRPGSRGSDSRRPVSRGSGVNAAGDGTIQEGMLVVNGVDLLSSRSDQNRREHHTDEYEYDELIVRRGQPFHMLLLLSRTYESSDRITLELLIGNNPEVGKGTHVIIPVGKGGSGGWKAQVVKASGQNLNLRVHTSPNAIIGKFQFTVRTQSDAGEFQLPFDPRNEIYILFNPWCPEDIVYVDHEDWRQEYVLNESGRIYYGTEAQIGERTWNYGQFDHGVLDACLYILDRRGMPYGGRGDPVSVSRVISAMVNSLDDNGVLIGNWSGDYSRGTNPSAWVGSVEILLSYLRTGYSVPYGQCWVFAGVTTTVLRCLGLATRTVTNFNSAHDTDTSLTMDIYFDENMKPLEHLNHDSVWNFHVWNDCWMKRPDLPSGFDGWQVVDATPQETSSGIFCCGPCSVESIKNGLVYMKYDTPFIFAEVNSDKVYWQRQDDGSFKIVYVEEKAIGTLIVTKAIGSNMREDITYLYKHPEGSDAERKAVETAAAHGSKPNVYANRGSAEDVAMQVEAQDAVMGQDLMVSVMLTNHSSSRRTVKLHLYLSVTFYTGVSGTIFKETKKEVELAPGASDRVTMPVAYEEYRPHLVDQGAMLLNVSGHVKESGQVLAKQHTFRLRTPDLSLTLLGAAVVGQECEVQIVFKNPLPVTLTNVVFRLEGSGLQRPKILNVGDIGGNETVTLRQTFVPVRPGPRQLIASLDSPQLSQVHGVIQVDVAPAPGDGGFFSDAGGDSHLGETIPMASRGGA